In a single window of the Planctomycetia bacterium genome:
- a CDS encoding aldehyde dehydrogenase, producing MLHIPILRNGKPYESVDKVEIVHHASGEPVAMVSQANSGMVTRDIGRMNHRVLEKLTVAELIAISRKAAALFMTADLPLGDTKQSFDDYITQLSATTGMPQVLCRANAEKIHRVMNEIDVVVAGLTRGFDLQILDRGYGLDDGRMLSWSRQARVFGAVLPSNSPGVHSLWIPAIALKTPIALKPGREEPWSPFRIVQSFIAAGAPAEAFGFYPTDHGGAAALLRAVDRSMLFGDASTTRPWANDPRVELHGPGHSKVVLGDDCADDWENYVDLMVTSISANGGRSCINASGIWTPRHGKKIAEAVAARLAEVKALPVDHPDAKVAAFANAKFAEMISNTVDEGLRESGAEDVTMRLRGSPRLVKQGRIAYLLPTVIRCDAREHGLANREFLFPFAAVVECPMAEMAEAIGPSLIVTAITKDQRFIAELMSSENVDRLNIGAIPTYRLSWDQPHEGNLFEHLYRQRAFQIEPAA from the coding sequence ATGCTCCACATACCGATTCTTCGAAACGGCAAGCCTTACGAGAGCGTCGACAAGGTCGAAATCGTTCACCATGCGTCGGGAGAGCCAGTGGCGATGGTCAGCCAGGCCAACAGCGGCATGGTGACGCGCGACATCGGGCGAATGAACCATCGCGTGCTGGAAAAGCTGACGGTGGCCGAGCTGATCGCCATCAGCCGGAAGGCGGCGGCGCTCTTTATGACCGCGGATTTGCCGCTGGGGGATACGAAGCAGTCGTTTGACGATTACATCACGCAGCTTTCGGCGACGACCGGCATGCCGCAGGTGCTTTGCCGGGCGAACGCGGAAAAGATTCACCGGGTGATGAACGAGATCGACGTGGTCGTCGCGGGGCTGACACGCGGGTTTGATCTGCAGATTCTCGATCGCGGCTACGGGCTTGATGACGGACGGATGCTGAGCTGGTCACGGCAGGCGCGGGTGTTCGGCGCGGTGCTGCCGAGCAACTCGCCGGGGGTGCATTCGCTGTGGATTCCGGCGATCGCGCTGAAGACGCCGATCGCGCTGAAACCGGGGCGGGAAGAGCCGTGGTCTCCGTTTCGCATTGTTCAATCCTTCATTGCGGCGGGTGCGCCGGCGGAGGCGTTTGGGTTTTACCCGACGGATCACGGTGGGGCGGCGGCGCTGTTGCGGGCGGTGGATCGATCCATGCTGTTCGGCGACGCGTCGACGACGCGGCCATGGGCGAACGACCCGCGCGTGGAGCTGCACGGGCCGGGACACAGCAAGGTAGTGCTGGGCGACGACTGCGCGGACGACTGGGAGAACTACGTCGATCTGATGGTGACGTCGATCTCGGCCAACGGCGGGCGGTCGTGCATCAATGCGTCGGGCATCTGGACCCCGCGACACGGTAAAAAGATCGCCGAGGCGGTCGCGGCCAGGCTCGCGGAGGTCAAGGCGCTTCCGGTGGACCATCCGGACGCCAAGGTGGCGGCATTCGCCAATGCGAAATTCGCGGAGATGATTTCCAACACGGTCGATGAGGGACTTCGCGAGTCGGGGGCCGAAGATGTGACCATGCGGCTTCGCGGGTCGCCGAGGCTGGTCAAGCAGGGGCGGATCGCCTACCTGTTGCCGACGGTGATTCGGTGCGATGCGCGCGAGCACGGGCTGGCCAATCGCGAGTTTCTGTTCCCGTTCGCGGCGGTGGTGGAGTGCCCGATGGCGGAGATGGCGGAGGCGATCGGGCCGAGCCTGATCGTGACGGCGATCACAAAGGACCAGCGATTCATCGCGGAGTTGATGTCGTCGGAGAACGTCGATCGGCTCAACATCGGCGCGATCCCGACGTATCGGCTGAGCTGGGACCAGCCGCACGAGGGGAACCTGTTCGAGCATCTGTATCGGCAGCGGGCGTTTCAGATCGAGCCGGCGGCGTGA
- a CDS encoding iron-containing alcohol dehydrogenase, which produces MHTNLQSRLPVRVIFGHGTIIRLGAVAVDEGATRVLLVTDPGIVRAGHAEHAAATLREAGCEVTIFHGVQENPTTEHVAAGVSVARDLGINFIVGVGGGSAMDCAKGINFILTNGGRMQDYWGVGKAAKPMLPFVAVPTTAGTGSEAQSFALITDPATHQKMACGDRKTLARAAILDPDLIRTVPRQVAAATGIDAISHAVETAGTNKRTDESRELSRAAWLRLEGSLEKYLADPEDSATRESMLMGAHLAGAAIEASMLGAAHSCANPLTAKYGIVHGVAVGVVLPHVVRFNAACGDNPYAELDEDADRLAMRIERLLMAAGIPRRLGELGVRREDLPELAASASGQWTAQFNPRKAGPEEFEQVFNDAFG; this is translated from the coding sequence TTGCACACTAATCTCCAAAGTCGCTTGCCGGTCCGCGTCATCTTCGGACATGGGACGATTATTCGGCTTGGCGCCGTCGCCGTTGACGAAGGCGCTACGCGCGTGTTGCTGGTGACGGACCCCGGGATTGTTCGGGCCGGTCATGCCGAGCATGCGGCGGCAACGCTGCGCGAGGCGGGGTGTGAGGTCACGATTTTTCACGGCGTGCAGGAGAACCCGACAACGGAGCACGTTGCGGCGGGCGTTTCCGTGGCGCGGGACCTGGGGATTAACTTCATCGTCGGCGTCGGCGGCGGCAGCGCGATGGACTGCGCCAAGGGGATCAATTTCATCCTGACCAACGGCGGGCGGATGCAGGATTACTGGGGTGTCGGCAAGGCGGCCAAGCCCATGCTGCCGTTTGTGGCGGTGCCGACGACGGCGGGGACGGGGAGCGAGGCTCAGTCGTTCGCCTTGATTACCGATCCGGCGACGCATCAGAAGATGGCGTGCGGCGACAGGAAGACGCTGGCGCGGGCGGCGATTCTCGATCCCGATTTGATTCGCACGGTGCCGCGGCAGGTGGCGGCGGCGACGGGCATCGACGCGATCTCGCACGCGGTGGAAACGGCGGGGACGAACAAGCGGACGGACGAGTCGCGCGAGCTTTCGCGTGCGGCGTGGCTGAGGCTGGAGGGATCGCTGGAGAAGTATCTGGCGGACCCGGAGGACTCGGCGACGCGGGAGTCGATGCTGATGGGGGCGCACCTGGCGGGCGCGGCGATTGAGGCGTCGATGCTGGGTGCGGCGCATTCGTGTGCGAATCCGCTGACGGCGAAGTATGGCATTGTTCACGGCGTCGCGGTCGGCGTCGTGCTCCCGCATGTCGTGCGGTTCAACGCGGCGTGCGGGGATAATCCTTATGCAGAGCTGGATGAGGACGCCGATCGCCTGGCGATGCGGATCGAGCGACTCTTGATGGCGGCGGGGATTCCGCGGCGGCTCGGTGAGCTGGGCGTGCGACGGGAGGACCTGCCGGAACTGGCGGCATCGGCGTCAGGGCAGTGGACGGCGCAGTTCAATCCGCGGAAGGCAGGGCCGGAGGAGTTTGAACAGGTATTCAATGATGCCTTCGGTTGA
- the thiS gene encoding sulfur carrier protein ThiS — protein sequence MQIFVNGESDTLEAPATVAALVARRAPRPPFAVEVNKRLVRRSTYESTPLAEGDRVEIVTLVGGG from the coding sequence TTGCAAATATTCGTCAATGGCGAGAGCGACACGCTGGAGGCGCCGGCGACGGTGGCGGCGCTGGTCGCGCGGCGGGCGCCGAGGCCGCCCTTCGCGGTGGAAGTGAACAAGCGGCTGGTTCGCCGCAGTACCTATGAATCGACGCCGCTGGCGGAGGGCGATCGGGTGGAGATCGTCACGCTGGTCGGTGGGGGATAA
- a CDS encoding DUF1028 domain-containing protein has translation MSVLGDPSPPPNRADGSGLHRPVCTYSIVARDPAKGEMGVAVQSHWFSVGSVVPWAEAGVGAVATQSLVDPAYGPMGLALMRIGRTGPEALASILAGDNGREVRQVAMVDAKGRVGVHTGAKCIQPAGHVVDTDAQFSVQANLMSNDRIWGEMAEAYRAAKGDLADRMMAALEAAEAAGGDIRGRQSAALIVVSGTSTGKPWVDRRFDLRVEDHEQPLTELRRLVKLQRAYLHMNAGDLAIEKKDFEAAVREYRAAEACAPQIVEIPFWHAVSLVNAGKAEEALPLFAGVFEREPVWAELIPRLVDCELLEADEALVTRIRGLGSGR, from the coding sequence ATGTCGGTTCTTGGTGATCCGTCGCCGCCTCCGAATCGGGCGGACGGGTCGGGGCTTCATCGACCGGTCTGTACCTATTCAATTGTAGCGCGGGACCCTGCGAAGGGAGAGATGGGGGTGGCGGTGCAGTCGCACTGGTTCTCGGTGGGGTCGGTCGTGCCGTGGGCGGAGGCGGGGGTGGGGGCGGTGGCGACCCAGTCGCTGGTCGATCCGGCGTATGGTCCGATGGGATTGGCGCTGATGCGGATCGGCCGGACGGGGCCGGAAGCGCTGGCGTCAATCCTGGCGGGAGACAACGGGCGGGAGGTTCGGCAGGTGGCGATGGTGGATGCGAAGGGACGGGTCGGTGTGCACACCGGGGCGAAGTGCATTCAGCCGGCGGGCCATGTTGTTGACACTGACGCGCAGTTTTCGGTGCAGGCGAATCTGATGTCGAACGATCGCATCTGGGGCGAGATGGCGGAGGCGTATCGGGCGGCGAAGGGCGATCTGGCGGATCGGATGATGGCGGCGCTCGAAGCGGCGGAGGCGGCGGGCGGGGATATTCGGGGTCGTCAGTCGGCGGCGCTGATTGTTGTGTCGGGGACTTCGACGGGGAAGCCGTGGGTGGATCGGCGGTTTGATCTGCGCGTGGAGGATCACGAGCAGCCGCTGACGGAGCTTCGGCGGCTGGTGAAGTTGCAGCGGGCGTATCTGCACATGAACGCGGGTGATTTGGCAATCGAGAAGAAGGACTTCGAGGCGGCGGTCCGCGAGTATCGGGCGGCGGAGGCGTGTGCGCCGCAGATCGTGGAGATTCCATTCTGGCATGCGGTGAGCCTGGTGAATGCGGGGAAGGCCGAGGAGGCGTTGCCGCTGTTTGCGGGCGTGTTTGAGAGGGAGCCGGTGTGGGCCGAGTTGATCCCGCGGCTGGTGGATTGCGAGTTGTTGGAGGCCGATGAGGCGTTGGTGACGAGGATTCGCGGGCTCGGTTCGGGGCGATGA
- a CDS encoding sigma-70 family RNA polymerase sigma factor, with protein sequence MAPARQRARQIDGIMRAIDVVEASREYPYSLICYHITGYRSRRGDGSMLSGKDLQADLVELLDVLTAKCPIDAESAEGRLHDSDALAQRFSVSTKTISRWRVRGLAGAWYTNGDDKPRLCFTERSVELFVARNEDLVRRGAAFQVMTDAEKHDIIARARVLVAARKCSLHAATLEISNETGRAVETIRYTLRRFDRDNPADALFDRKDEARAIDECTVLLEAFENGKTPRQLAAEFGKREVEIQRLLAHARVRRFAESPIEYMYNPAFDAPDAEETFLSDDARPSKSASNQSGEPDETLHRPPADLPPYLQALYRTPLLGRDEESTLFARMNYLLHVAETHRKKLVASDARATQRDLAAVEGPLEAAKEIKNRIIQANLRLVVSIAKRHVFGHPALNLFELISDGNVTMMRAVDKFDYARGFRFSTYATWAITRGFARSVPETLAHSDRYQTGCDESLATVGDTRESVEALESSVAAAKAVVARSLRLLDQRERVIVERHFGIGENSAGETLEEIGRHLGISKERVRQLEIRALTKLRTDLGDHGAALLAG encoded by the coding sequence ATGGCCCCCGCCCGTCAAAGGGCGCGCCAGATCGACGGCATCATGCGCGCCATCGACGTCGTCGAGGCCTCCCGCGAATACCCTTACTCGCTCATCTGTTATCACATCACCGGATACCGATCCCGCCGAGGCGATGGATCGATGCTCTCCGGCAAGGATCTTCAAGCCGACCTGGTCGAGCTGCTCGACGTCCTCACGGCCAAGTGCCCCATCGACGCCGAGTCGGCCGAAGGTCGGCTTCACGATTCCGACGCGCTGGCTCAGCGCTTTAGCGTCTCCACCAAGACCATCTCCCGATGGCGAGTCCGAGGATTGGCCGGCGCCTGGTACACCAACGGCGACGACAAACCCCGGCTCTGCTTCACCGAGCGGTCCGTGGAACTGTTCGTCGCCCGCAACGAAGACCTCGTCCGTCGCGGCGCCGCCTTCCAGGTCATGACCGACGCGGAGAAGCACGACATCATCGCCCGCGCCCGCGTCCTCGTCGCCGCAAGGAAGTGCTCGCTCCACGCCGCGACCCTGGAAATCTCCAACGAGACCGGCCGCGCCGTCGAGACCATCCGCTACACCCTGCGGCGCTTCGACCGCGACAATCCCGCCGACGCCCTCTTCGATCGCAAGGACGAAGCCCGCGCCATCGACGAGTGCACCGTCCTGCTGGAGGCCTTCGAAAACGGCAAGACCCCGCGTCAACTCGCCGCCGAATTCGGCAAGCGCGAAGTGGAGATTCAGCGACTGCTGGCCCACGCCCGCGTCCGCCGCTTTGCGGAGTCGCCGATCGAATACATGTACAACCCCGCCTTCGACGCCCCCGACGCCGAGGAGACCTTCCTCTCCGACGACGCCCGACCGTCGAAGTCCGCAAGCAATCAATCCGGCGAGCCCGATGAGACGCTCCATCGGCCGCCCGCCGATCTCCCGCCGTATCTCCAGGCGCTCTATCGCACGCCGCTTCTCGGTCGCGACGAAGAGTCAACCCTCTTCGCTCGCATGAACTACCTGCTCCACGTCGCCGAGACGCATCGCAAAAAGCTCGTGGCATCCGACGCCCGCGCGACGCAGCGCGATCTCGCCGCCGTCGAAGGCCCGCTCGAAGCCGCGAAGGAAATCAAGAACCGAATCATCCAGGCGAATCTCCGGCTGGTCGTCAGCATCGCCAAGCGCCACGTCTTCGGACACCCGGCCCTCAATCTCTTCGAGCTCATCAGCGACGGAAACGTCACCATGATGCGCGCCGTCGACAAGTTTGATTACGCCCGCGGCTTCCGCTTCAGCACCTACGCCACCTGGGCCATCACCCGCGGCTTCGCCCGAAGCGTCCCCGAGACACTCGCCCACTCCGATCGCTACCAGACCGGCTGCGACGAATCGCTCGCCACCGTCGGCGACACGCGCGAATCGGTCGAGGCACTGGAGAGCAGCGTCGCCGCCGCGAAGGCCGTCGTCGCCCGCAGTCTCCGCCTACTCGACCAGCGCGAGCGCGTCATCGTCGAGCGCCACTTCGGCATCGGTGAGAATTCCGCCGGTGAAACTCTGGAAGAAATCGGCCGCCACCTCGGCATCAGCAAGGAGCGCGTCCGCCAGCTCGAAATCCGCGCCCTCACCAAGCTCCGCACCGACCTCGGCGACCACGGCGCAGCCCTTCTCGCCGGCTGA